Proteins co-encoded in one Alcanivorax sp. genomic window:
- the fur gene encoding ferric iron uptake transcriptional regulator, with protein MDNQDLRKAGLKVTLPRVKILQQLEKSEERHLSAEDIYKSLMEAGEDVGLATVYRVLTQFEQAGMVLRHNFEGGSAVFELADEDHHDHMVCMETGQVVEFMDDVIEKRQHAIAEEHGYEIVDHSLVLYVKPKK; from the coding sequence TTGGATAACCAGGATCTCAGAAAAGCGGGCCTCAAAGTGACCCTGCCGCGGGTGAAAATCCTGCAACAGCTGGAGAAGTCTGAAGAGCGCCATCTGAGTGCCGAGGACATCTACAAATCCCTGATGGAAGCCGGTGAGGACGTGGGGCTGGCCACAGTTTATCGCGTGCTGACCCAGTTCGAGCAGGCCGGCATGGTGCTGCGCCACAACTTCGAGGGTGGATCTGCGGTCTTTGAACTGGCGGATGAAGATCATCACGACCACATGGTATGCATGGAAACTGGCCAGGTGGTCGAGTTCATGGACGACGTGATCGAAAAACGCCAGCACGCCATTGCCGAAGAACACGGCTACGAAATCGTGGACCACTCCCTGGTCCTGTACGTGAAGCCGAAGAAGTAA
- a CDS encoding outer membrane protein assembly factor BamE, which yields MPRITTLLLLSTLLVLGGCSSLRFPGVYRIDIPQGNFVTEDMLSQLQPGMTPEQVRFALGAPTLIDPFTANVWFYPMTYRPGKGEKVSQKIAVYFEGGTYSRYEGKVIDDFKAKTSGRNDRELQQKAEQRQEEGS from the coding sequence ATGCCTAGAATTACCACACTGCTGCTTCTCTCTACCCTGTTGGTGCTGGGCGGTTGCAGCAGCCTGCGCTTTCCCGGGGTCTATCGCATCGATATTCCCCAGGGCAACTTTGTCACCGAGGACATGCTGTCCCAGCTCCAGCCGGGCATGACACCGGAGCAGGTGCGGTTCGCGCTGGGCGCACCCACCCTGATTGACCCGTTCACGGCCAATGTCTGGTTCTACCCCATGACCTACCGCCCCGGTAAGGGCGAAAAGGTCAGCCAGAAGATCGCCGTGTACTTCGAAGGCGGCACCTACAGCCGCTACGAAGGCAAGGTCATCGACGACTTCAAGGCCAAGACCTCAGGCCGCAACGACCGCGAACTGCAGCAAAAAGCCGAACAGCGCCAGGAAGAAGGCAGCTAA
- a CDS encoding RnfH family protein: MAADAMIHVEVAFALPEKQRLIGLDVPEGTTMLEAARLSGIAEQFEGLALESSPMGLFGKVVANPAGQVLKAGERVEIYRPLKADPKLNRKKRAQEKAAKS; the protein is encoded by the coding sequence ATGGCAGCAGACGCAATGATTCATGTGGAAGTGGCCTTCGCGCTGCCGGAAAAGCAGCGTTTGATTGGCCTGGATGTCCCGGAAGGAACCACCATGCTGGAAGCCGCACGGCTGTCCGGCATTGCAGAGCAGTTCGAGGGGCTGGCGCTGGAGTCTTCGCCCATGGGGTTGTTCGGCAAGGTAGTGGCCAACCCGGCGGGGCAGGTGCTCAAGGCTGGTGAGCGGGTAGAGATTTATCGCCCGCTCAAGGCCGATCCCAAGCTGAACCGCAAGAAGCGGGCTCAGGAGAAGGCCGCCAAGTCCTGA